The genomic window AGGCAAAAAGCCGAAGCCGAATGGCGAGGCTCCCCCCCGGGGTGTCAGGCAGCTTGTGCGAGTGCTTTCATTCAAGGGAACTCTCTCGCTGCCCGAGGGATGGCGGCCTCGCCTTTCGGCATCGGTCGCCTGCGGCCTCGCCCTTCGGCTTCGGCCGCCGGCGCTTCGCTCGGCTTTCGCCTCGCCCTTCGGCTTCGGCCGCCGGCGCTTCGCTCGGCTTTCGCCTCGCTTCGCTTGCCGCAAAAGCGGTCGCTGCGCTCCCTGTTTGCGGCGTGGGCGGCGAACATTTTCCTTCGTTATGGTGTATCGTTCCCAAAGTTCTGAGCGGTTCCTTACTGTGTTCGCCGCCCCGGTCGGGCTTGCGCCCGATATGGAGCTCTGCTCCAAACTACGCAAGGGCTCTGCCGTTTTGTTCGAGCTTGCGAGAATAAAACAATACCCGCAAGCTTTTTTGAGGAAAAAGCTTGGCAAAAACCTTTTTGTCTTTTGTTCTTTATTACGTTTTTTCTTGTATTTCTTTTCTCATTTTCCCTCTTTATATTGCTCTTTCTCTCAAAATATGCTATAATGAAAATAGTATGCAAAAAAGCACTGAAAATCGAGGTCATAGAATGGAATATATCAATATCAAAAACGTGAAGATAGAAAAGACCGCCTGCCTCGCCCCAATGGCATCAGTGGCAGATGCGGCATACAGACTTATGTGCAAGCGCTTCGGTGCGGCGTATCTTATCAGCGAGATGATATCCTCAAAGGGTCTTGTCTACGGCGATAAAAACACCGCTAAGCTCTGCCGTGTGCTCGCTGAAGAACGCCCATGCGCTCTCCAGCTGTTCGGCGAGGAGCCTGAGTTTATGGGTCGTGCCGCAGCAATGCTTAACGACTTTCAGCCGGATATAATTGATATCAATATGGGCTGCCCCGTGCCTAAGATAGTCTCAAACGGCAGCGGCTCTGCGCTTATGAAAGACCCCGACCGTGCAGCGGCGATAACAGCAGCGGTGGCCGATAACGCAAAATGCCCCGTCACAGTCAAGATACGCTCCGGCTGGGATAAGGACAGTATAAACGCCCCTGAGCTTGCAAAAATGCTCGAACAGGCAGGCGCATCAGCAATAGCCGTCCACGCAAGAACAAAAACGCAGATGTATTCCGGCTCTGCCGACTGGGATATCATAAGACAGGTCAAGTCTGCGGTGAGTATCCCCGTTATCGGCAACGGCGATGTAAAGACCCCTCAGGAGTGTAAGGCTATGTATGAGCAGACCGGCTGCGACCTTGTGATGATAGGCCGTGGCTCTTACGGCAGGCCGTGGGTCTTTGAGCAGGTCAAGAGGTTTTTTGAAACAGGTGAGCTCCTCCCCGAGCCCGACCCTCCACGCAAGGCCGAGATAATGCTTGAACACGGTAAACTCCTCTGCGAGCTCAAAGGCGAGGAGCAGGGCATCAAGGAGATGCGCAAAAACGTCGCCTGGTATGTCAAGGGTCTTCCCAACAGCGCAAAGATAAGAGGTAATACGGATAAGCTGTTTACCTATCACGATCTGGAAATGATTGCAGAGATGATAAGATAAACTGGGATTTGTGGGGGAACAAAACACAAGAAGGTTTTAGGGTCAAGCCCTTTTCCTTAAAAAGGGCTTGCGGGGACGGGGGCAGAGCCCCAGCAGGGTTTGGGACAGAGTCCCAACGCCGTAGGCGCAAGGGCGGCGAACAAGTAATAAAAGCAGCAGAGTGTTTTGATAACAACAGCGCCGTGAAGAACGAATTGTTCGCCGCCCCGCCGCAAATGTCGAGGCGGCGCAGCCGCTGAGACCGTTTTGCGGCTGCCGCCGATAGGCGGCAAGAGCCGAGCGAAGCGAGGCGCACCAACCTCCCCTAAGGGGAGGTGCCTGCGAAGCAGGCGGAGGGGATAGCACCCACGGCAATGTATTGCCCCGATAAATTCCAATTTCTCCAAGAAAAGAGGAACAACATGAGTGAGCTTTATGTAGTAGGAACGCCTATAGGCAACCTTTCGGATATAACATACAGAGCAGTCGAGACACTGCGAAGCGTCGATTTTATCTGCGCTGAGGATACAAGGGTCACGCTTAAGCTGCTCAACCACTTCGGTATAAAAAAGTCGGTCATATCATACCACGAGCATAGCGCAGGCCAGGTCGCTGAGGGTATCTGTGAGCGTATCCTCTCAGGCGAGAGCGCAGCAATAGTCACAGATGCAGGTATGCCCTGTATCTCCGACCCCGGCGAGGGTCTTGTCAGGCTCTGCTATGAAAAGGGTATAAAAGTCACGGTCGTTCCCGGGCCTGTGGCGTGTGTATCAGCCCTTGCCATAAGCGGCCTTGATACAGCGCATTTTTCCTTCGAGGGCTTCCTGCCGCAGAGCAAAAAAGAGCGCCTTGCCCGGCTTGCAAGTGCAGCAAGAACTGAGAATACCCTCATCTTCTATGAAGCCCCCCATAAGCTCGTCAATACTCTTGAAGATATGCTCGAATTTTTCGGCGACAGACGTATCTCCCTTTGCAGGGAGCTTACTAAAATTCACGAGGAGGTCTTCCGTACTACTATATCGCAGGCAGTCGGGCACTATAAGCAGTCTCCCCCCCGTGGTGAGTTCGTGCTCGTTATCGAGGGCGCAGCCGCTTTGCAGGAGGAAGCCCCCCAGACTATAGAGTCAGCCCTCGAACAGGTCGAAGCACTCATAGGTAACGGTATGCGTGCCGCCGATGCCTGCCGTGAGATAGCTAAAGTCACCCCCTATTCAAAAGGCGAGCTCTACTCAAAATACTTAGAGGTAAAGAAATGAATATAAACGTAAGACAAGCACAGCCCGGCGACTGTAAGGCGCTTGCAGAGATATCCGCTCAGGCATTTTCCCAGCCTATGAGCGAGACAGAGTTCTTAAGAGAGCTTGAGACAAATTTCTCACGCACGCTTATAGCCGAAACAGGCGGCGATATCGTGGGCTTTATAAACATATGGCTCATAAGCGGCGAGGCTGACCTTAATAATATCGCTGTTATCCCTAAGTACCGCAGACTCGGTGTCGGCCAGGCGCTGCTAAGCCACGGCATTAAAGCCTGCGACGGCTGCTCGGTCATCACTCTCGAAGTGCGCCCCTCAAACACGGCGGCAGTCGCTTTCTATGAGAAAAACTGCTTCAAGCTCGTCGGCTACCGTAAAGCCTTCTATGAAAAGCCTACGGAAGATGCCGCAATGTATAAAAAAGTGTTGGTGAAATAAGAATGTATGACGATATAACAACAGAGATGCTCGGCGATAAGATAGAGATATTCATAAGTAAAGAGCACCGCTTCGGCACAGACGCTTTCCTGCTCTCAGACTTCGCAGGCGGCAGACATAAGGACTATGTGTGTGACTTCTGTACCGGCAGCGGCATAGTCGCCCTGCTTACAATAAAAAACTTCGCCCCTGCGCATATCGACGCTGTCGAGATACAGCCTAAGGCGCATGACCTCCTTAAAATGACAAAGCAAAAAAACTCTCTCGATACCCTCACCCCCCTCCTTTGTGACCTTAAGGACTATAAGTCAGAAAAGGAACTCGACCTTATCACCTGTAACCCTCCCTATAAGATAAGCGGTACAGGCGCTAAGAACGACGAGCAGGCTGTGAGTATCGCACGTCATGAGGTCATGTGTACGATAGACGATGTCTGTAAAGCCGCCGCTAAGAACCTTAAATTCGGCGGCCGGCTCTGCCTTTGCCAGCGCCCCGAGCGCCTTGCTGATATCTTCTCATCAATGCGTGCAGCAGGGATAGAACCTAAGCGCCTGCGTACAGTGCATAAAAACCCCGAGGGCGCACCCTGGCTTGTGCTTGTCGAGGGTAAAAAGGGCGCAAAGCCGTTCCTCACAATAGAAAAGCCCCTCTATGTCTGCGGCGAGGGAAATGAGCCCTCAAAAGAAATGCAGAGAATATATGGCTTTGCTTGACAGCAAAGCCAAATGCAGAATTAAGAATGCATAATGCATAATTATTGTGCGCCTGCGGCGAATGATCAGAAACAAGAATAAAAAGACAAAAAGGTTTTTTGTCAAACTTTTTTCCTCAAAAAAAGTTTGCGGGTCAAGGGCAGAGCCCTTGCGTGGTTTGGAGCAGAGCTCCATATCGGGCGTAAGCCCGACTAAGGCGGCGAACACAGTTAAAAAACGCTCTAAACTCTGGTTACGAAACACCATAACGAAGGAAAATGTTCGCCGCCCACCGCCGCAAACAGGGAGCCGTGCCAAAGGCACGGTGCGACCGCCTTTGCGGTAAGCCGATGCCGAAAGGCGAGGCCGTACCGTAGCGAAACGAGAGTGTCCCTTTGAAATAAGTATTCTGTCATTAGACCCAATAAAAAATAAGCGAGGTAACCGATATGTATGTTTTAGGAATAGAAAGCTCCTGCGACGAAACAGCCGCAGCAGTAGTCAAGGACGGCCGTGAGGTCGTATCAAACGTCGTCGCAACACAGATAGCCGAGCATAGACTCTATGGCGGCGTCGTTCCCGAGATAGCGTCAAGACGCCACTGTGAGAATGTCTATCAGGTGGTGCAGAAGGCTCTCGACGATGCGAAGCTCTCGCTGTCGGAGATAGATGCGATAGGCGTAACCTATGCCCCCGGGCTTATAGGTGCGCTGCTCGTCGGTGTCAGCTTTGCAAAGGGGCTCTCTCTTACATCCGGCGTGCCGCTTGTCAATGTCCACCATATCGCCGGTCATATAGCATCAAACTATATCTCCCACCCCGAGCTTGAGCCGCCCTACCTCTGCCTTGTTGCCTCCGGCGGCCATTCGCATATAATCGAAGTCACTGACTATACCCACTATAAGGTCATAGGCCGTACAAGAGACGACGCAGCCGGCGAGTGCTTTGATAAGGCAGCCCGTACCCTCGGCTTTGAATACCCGGGAGGAAAGTTTATCGACGATGCATCAAAACGAGGAGATGCCCACGCTTTCGACCTCCCCCACCCCCGTGTCCAGGGCAGTGAGTATGATTTCTCCTTCTCAGGCCTTAAAACGGCAGTGATAAACCTCGTCCATAACGCCTCGCAAAAGGGTCAGCAATTAAACCGTGACGATGTCGCAGCATCTTTCCAGCGTACAGTCTGTGAGATACTTGTCGGTAATACGATAAAGGCAGCCGTAAACGGCGGATATAAGACGATAGCCGTTGCCGGCGGCGTGTCTGCAAACTCCGGCCTGCGTGCCGCAATGCAGAAAGCCTGCGATGAGCATGGCTTCAGACTCTATGTTCCCGAGCTTAAATACTGCGGCGATAATGCCGCTATGATAGCAAGCCAGGGCTGCTATGACTTTATCTCCGGTAAACGTGCCGGTATGGATCTAAATGGTGTAGCCACCCTCTCCCTCGATACCCTCTCCGCCCAGACCCCGGCAGTCTGAAGACCCATCTTCCCTATACTATTCACTATTCATTCTTCACTATTCACTATTCACTGTTCCCGAACCACCCCGGCAGCATCAATAAACACAATGCCCCGAAGCGTTTCATATCGCTCCGGGGCATTGTGTTTGTTTTGTTTCGGTCTGTGTGCGGTGTTGCCTCAGGTATTCTTTCGCAGCCTCATCTGCCAATTCATTTCGCTCCCCGTCAGTAGGGTGTTCTGCGATCCTTCTTATCTCAGTGATCGTTCTGATGTCGTCCGGATAATAAGGCCATTCTGTAAGCAGATGCGCTATAATGTTTCTTTTCCATTCATCGTCTTTCTGCTCAGGCCTTAACAGATCAGGTAAGTATTTCTCGACAACACCCCGGTGACACGCAAGGACCTTTATCATGTATGCAGATACCACCCAGTTCATGTCCTGTATCCATTCAAGCAACTCGGGAACTATCGTATCTATCTCATTATCACTTAAGGCAACACCGCACGAAGATTGTGCGCAAATTGCGCAGTCAGCTTTTTCGTCAGATTGCACAGATTTTCCGAAGGAATACTACCGTATTTCAAGGAAAAAATGTGTAATATGACGGAAAAGATGCAAGCAAGTTGCGTACAAAGCCTTCAGGCGGTCTTTGTGCGGTGTTGCCTTAAAGACATCAGCATATTGAAAGAAGACGTGTCAGATCTGTCTTTCGGTATCAGATCGTTTATCACCATTTGTATGTCACCGTTTTTTGTATTGCCTTAATTGTATAGCTCGCCTCTGATAGTCCAGTAGACTTCAAGATCTGTGATATCAAGGTTGTCTGTGTCTTCCGCTCCGTTTAGGAACAGCGGCACTTTGCAGCCTGTGCAGCTGCTGTATTTCAGATCGGGAACACCGTTTTCGTCTGCCCATTCCTCGTAGAATGCTGCGGCAAGAAAGCCGTCAGGGTCATCAACGATCTCGTCAAGGAATGTCTCAAAGGGCATATCGGTGGCATAGGATTCGCAGTCAAAAGCATCGACCATTTTCACGTTGTTGGTAGCGCTGTCCACAAAATAAAGCCTGCCGAGCCAGTCATAGCCAAAGAATGCAAGCTCCTCTTTCAGCGCCGGGAAGACCTCTCTGAATATTCCCTTCCTTAACGTCCTCTTTCCTGAAAAACGTGAACAATCCGCCCACGAAGCTGTTGCCTGCCGCAAGCCCGAGGAATTCCTCTTTGTCTGCGCAGGCGGCCGTGCCGATATTCTCCGATGTGCTCAGTATCTTTTCAAACATTTTTCAAGTCTCCATTTGGCATTCTTGATCATGCATTATAAAGCATACCCTCTGCTCGTTTTTGTCAAAATCCCAGCTGTGATAAGAGCCTCCCTCGCAGAAGTCACGCTCTGCGCAGTCACGGCATTTCTCGCTTTTTTGCCATAACGGCGTGCGGAATATCTCAAACCGCTCTTTCCATACCTGCGTAAAATCGTCACGCAGAATGTTTCCCTGTATCGTCTCAGGCCGCCTCTCTATGTCAAGACAGGCAGCGATGTTGCCGTTTGCCATAATGCTTGCCGTGTATACTCCCGCATTGCATAAAAAGTACCAGTCTCTTACCTCACGCTCGTATTCAAGCCCTAAGTAGTGTGAGCAGCCGTACATCACAGGCCACCCCTCATACCTTTTAGTGCGTATAAAGTCGAGCATCTGCCGCTGCTGCGCCATGTCAAGCGTGTATCCGTCAAGCTCTAACGCCCTGCCTATCGGCTCTATCCCGATGACACGCCACGAGTCAACATCAAGCTCCTTCATCAGCTCAAAAAGCTCCTCCAGCTCGCCTATGTTTTTCCTCGTGACAACAGTCGTCACCTGTACTTCCTTGAATCCGCCCTGCATCAGCAGCTTTATTCCTCTCACCGCTTCGTCAAAGCCGCCCTTGCGCCTGCGGAAAGCATCGTGTGTTTCCCGAAGCCCGTCAATGCTCACAGATATCGTGGCAAGCCCTGTCTCTTTGAGCATACCCAGCTTGTCCTCGTCTATCAGTGTCGCATTGCTCGTCATTCCCCAGCGAAACCCCAGCTTGTGTGCATAGCCCATTATCTCTGCAAAGTCGCTCCTGAGCAGCGGCTCGCCGCCCGTTATGCAAAGCATCGGCAGCTTCGGCGAGAAATCCTTCTTCACCTTGTCTAAAAACTCAAAGTAGACTTCCTTCGGCATCTCCTCGGATACGACATCATTGCACCTGCTGCCGCAGTGCAGGCATTTTTCGTTGCACCTCAGCGTCAGCTCTAAGAAAAGCCTTCTTAGTTGCGGTTTTTTTCTCAGCTCCTGCCTGTATTCGTGGAGCTGCCTGAGGTGAGTGCATTTTATGCTTTCCATTCTCACTTGCCCTCGCTGCTGTCATCAAACCACTCCGGCGGCCCGTAAACGCACTCGTTGAAGTTATCGTCCGGGTCGTAATCGGTGTCCTTTGTAGTCTTTGCTGTCGTAGTAGTCTTCGGCTTTGCGGCGGTCGTCTCAGCCGGCTCCTCCTCGCTGCTGTCATCAAACCACTCGGGCGGCCCGTAAACGTCCTCGTTTAGGTTATCATTCGGGTCAAATTCCGTCTCAGTGGTCGTCTTCTTAGCAGCAGTCGTAGTCGTAGTAGTGGTAGTCGTCGTCTCGTCAGTCGTTATCTCAGAAGACTCATTCTGAGAGTTATCATACACCTTTATCTCGCTGCTCGGTGCAACGCTGTCCGGCGGCGGTCCATATGTGCAGGCGTGCATATTACTCATCGCAGTAAAAATCGTTCCTGCGATAACACCCTTCTTAAATCTTCTGAACATTAAAAGCACATCCTTTCGTCAACAGATGCATACTATGTTTTCAGCTCACGGCAAGTGCTTGCCGCCCGGGGGGCGAACCTCACCCCCCTGCCCCCTCTCCTTAGAAAGGAGAGGGGGGGTGGCGACCTCGCCATTCGGCATCGGTCGCCTGCGGCCTCGCCCTTCGGCTTCGGCCGCCGGCGCTTCGCTCGGCTGTCGCCTCGCTTCGCTTGCCGCCGCCTCCGGCGGCGGCTGGCCGCAAAAGCGGTCGCTTCGCTCCCTGTTTGCGGCTTGGGCGGCGAACATATCTGTTCCTTTGTGGGCTTTATGACTCAAAGTTTAGAGCGTTTCTATACTGTGTTCGCCGCCTGGTCGGCTCCGCCGATATGGAGCTCTGCTCCAAACCACGCCGGGGCCAGCCCCGGACCCCGCAAACTTTTTTTGAGGAAAAAAGTTTGACAAAAAACCTTTTTGCCCTTTTTTCTTTATTACTGTTTGCTCTTTTTACTGTTTGCTTTCCAGCAATATTTTCGTTTTCAGCAATGCTATCTGCGTCTTTGAATCAAGTATCTCGCCGTTCATCGTCATCTCAACAGCCCTTTCAAACGGCACCCTGAACACATCAAGGAATTCATCATCATCGAGCTTCTGCTCCCCGAAGTGCAGTCCTCTCGCAAGATACATATGTATTATCTCGCTGTCATAAGCCACAGTCGGATACAGCTTTCCAAGGTACACAAACTCGTCGCACTCAGCACCTGTCTCCTCTTTGAGCTCTCTCAGTCCGCACTGCCTGTGGTCTTCACCGTATTCGAGCTTTCCTGCCGGTATCTCAACAAGCTCCGTCTGGAAAGGATATCTGAACTGCTTGACAAGATATACGTTCCCCTCGTTATCTATCGGCACAACGCATACTCCGCCCGGGTGCTTTATAAGCTCTCTGTTTACGATGCTCCCGTCTTCAAGCCTTGCCTCGTCCTTGTATAGCTTGACCACCTTGCCGTCAAATATCAGCTCTGATCTTACGGTCTCCTCTCTCAGATGCATCATTATGCCTCCTTTTTCTTTGCCTTTTTCTTGCCGTTGTCTTTTTTGTCGTCAGGGTCATTCTTGCTTTTCTTGCTGAGATAGATGTATTCAGCAAGTGCCACAGCACTCACCCCTGTCATCACAGCACCGGCTCTTATCCCCGGTGTCACATAATGGAATACTATCTCGTTCTCCCCTGCCTTGCACCTTACCGCCATAAAGCCGTATGATGCTTTTACTATGTCAGCCTTTTCACCGTTCACCTCAGCGCTCCAGCCCTTAGTGTAGGGTACGCTGAAAAATACCAGCGATTCCTTGTCGAGCGTGTTCTTGGCAGTGAAGCCGTTCGTGTCGTATTCAAAGCTCTGGCATGAGCTCTCTGCCTTTTTCTTCGCAGTCGTCTCGTAATCGAGCTTTGTCAGTATATTCGATTCTGTGGAAGATCTTGCCAGTATGTCGGAATTCTTTTCTATCTCTTCCTCATCGAGCACCACTGCGTGCATTAAAATGTTTGTCTTCTTTAATGTCGGCAGCTCCTCAAACTCCTCCTCGGTTATGTATTCGTCGTATACAAAACCCATAGGCACGAAGTTTTCATTCTTGTAGATGTTGAAGCCGTTCTGTGTGCCGACGTACTTAAAGCCCGGCAGCTCCTCGTGCTCCTCGTTTAAAGCCGGCTCTTTCTTTTCCTTGTCCGAGCTGTACATATCTACCTGCTCGTCAAAGTAATACTTTACCGAGAAAAGCCCCCTGTACGCATAGTATTTCGGCTCGATACGGGAAGCGACGTTTCTTTCCTGCCCTGCCGTCTCGTAGAATTCCATTATCGAGGAAGGCACAACGCTCTGGAAGCACCTCATCGAGCTCAAGCCCCATATCATGCACCAGTTGTCTACATTGGGCGATGTGTCTATCCTGTAGAAGCTGTTGCTGCTTGCCTTTTCCTCGTCCGTTTCAAATTCCGTCAGGTCTATATTGTCACGCCCTCTTATAGCGTGCTCTATGTAGTAGTCATTGTAAGGCCCCTGCGCAACACCGTACCATACGCATACAGCCATGCTCACTATGCAGGCGCCTGCCGTGAAGAATGAAGCCACCCTCAGGAAGTTCTCCCTCTTTGCGAAATTAAAGAGCACCACCGCAAGCAGTATCGTCATAACGATAGCCGCTCCTGCCTGAATGTAATACAGCTCAGGATACTGCGCATTCTTGAACCATACTATCTTGTCGTCCTCTTTCTTAGGCAGCAGTCCGCATATCACAAAGAACATCGTTATCCCTGCCACCGGCCAGAAAGCTCTCTTTACCTCTCCGGGGTCTTCTTCGAGCATCTGTGCGGTCATCATAGCCATTATCAGAATTGGCATATAATACCACCTTGCGTAGTATGTCGATGTCATCATCTGATATACAGCATTGAGCCCTGGTATCACCATCATCACAAAGCTGGTGTATACTACCCTCTTTGCCCAGCTTTTCTGCTTTGTCCTTACAAATGCCAGTACGCCCGTCATCGAGAACAGCGGCATATAACCTGCAATAGATGCCCACCTTGCGGTGTCCGAATTGAATATGTTGTTTCTTGCAGGCATATCCGGCAGCATGAAGAAGCACTGTATTATCCTGAGTATCCTGAACTTGTCGTTGTATGCTATCAGGTCAGGCCCCCAGAAGCGCTCGGTAAGCCTTGGGTTGTTTATCGTGTCAAGACACGCCGGCAGGAATATGATAGCTGCGAGCATCACACCTGCTATCGACTCAAACGCAAGCTCCAACAGCTTTTTCGGGGTGATGTCGTAATCTCCGCCTATCATTCTTATAATAAAGTATATCGTAACGAATACTACCTCGTCAAAGAAGAAGTAGTAGCTTATGCAGGCGCATAAAGCCACAGCAAGAGCAAAAGCCCCACGCTTGTTCTGCCTGATGTTTAGCTCCATGCCTATCAGCAGCAGCGGAAAAACAGCCGTTGCATCGTGGAAGTGGTTGAAGAATACGTTGTACGCCTGAAATCCCGAGAATGCATACAGCATGGCACCTATAAACGCTGCGTCCTTGTTTTTTACAAACATTCTTATGTATGCATATGAGAACATCGCCGCACAGGCAGTCTTAACGCCGAGCATTACAGGTATCAGGTATACCTCCCACGACGGCGGGAAGATGACCGTCACCCAGAAAAACGGCGACCCGAGCAGATAGAACGAGTATGAGCCAATAAAGCTCGACCCGAGGTCAGTCCCCCAGTCCCAGCCGAAGGCACCGTTTTTTATCATCTCATTCGAGTGGTAGTAAAACATCTCCTGCTGCGAGTTGAAGTCGCCGTAGTAAAGGAATACGCCCTTGTTTACTATCAGCGACGGCAGAAAGCATATAAGCATCCCCACCATAGACAGGACAAACAGCAGTAAATATCTTTCCTTGTCATTTTTTGCCGGGAAAAGGTATTTTTTTATGTCCTTCCCCGTTAGTTTCGGTTTTGTCATTGCTATCCCCTTAGCTTATTTTATTATGCAGGCAATATTCCGCCCTGAAAAATCAATGCGCTGCTTGTATCCCTTTTCGTTTTGCAGACAGAAGAATATCAGCCCTATCTCGTCGGGGTCTTCATTTTTCATGCAGAAGTATGCGTAGACATAGTATTCCTCCCCGTCTATCTCGACCTTTAACGATTCGTTGTAATAACGGTTCTCATAAGTGTCTTTATATCTGTTTTCGTAATCTACGCCCTTGGCCGCATATTCAGATGATACCTTGGCCTCGCCCTTCGGCAGCGCTTTCAGAAACCGGTCAAGCTCACTTTCATAGCTCCTGCTCTCCCTTGCACTTTTGGCAAAGAGCTTGCCTATAAGCTCTCTGTCACCGCTTTGTGCAGCGTCTAAAAGCTGTCCGGTCACATCTCTTGCCGCCTTTTCGTAGGAAACAGTGTGCGCTCTCCATTCATCGGTCACTACCTCGTAATCCCTGTGAGATATCACATAGTCCTTTATCAGCGCACCGCCTATAAGCACCCCCGACCCTACCGACGGCAGCAAATACAGTATTCCCAGTATGATGCATACTACCGGTGATACCTTGCCTTTGTTTTTGTTATTTTTTCCGGTTGCACTGTTATGAATAGATAATGTCGGGTAGATAATTAACGGCAATAGACATCATCACCAATATGAGCAGTACAATAAATACCACACGGGTCGTAACAGAATCATTCGGTGCCGACTCTGACGTATCCTGAGTTTTTTTCTTTTTTATAATACCTCTTGTCAGCAGAATGATCCCTATAAGACAAGCAATGATGAGCACGATCTGCACAAAATGCTGCATATCGATCAATGTGACCATAAAGAATAAGAATGCTATGATCGATTCCATTTATACTATCTCTTATTTAGCGCATTTCTCCAGCTTGTCCTTGCCGCCCATGTACATTCTTAAAGGCTCGGGTATCCTTACGCTGCCGTCTGCCTGGAGATTGTTTTCCAAAAATGCGATAAGCATTCTCGGCGGTGCAACGACTGTGTTGTTTAATGTGTGTGCAAAGTACTTCTGACCGTCTGCGCCTGCTATCCTTATCTTAAGTCTTCTTGCCTGAGCATCGCCTAAGTTCGAGCAGGAGCCTACCTCGAAATACTTCTTCTGTCTCGGGCTCCATGCCTCAACGTCGCAGCTCTTTACCTTAAGGTCTGCAAGGTCGCCCGAACAGCATTCAAGTGTCCTTACCGGGATATCTAATGAGCGGAAGAAATCAACGCTGTTCTGCCAGAGCTTGTCGTACCACTTCATAGAATCCTCAGGCTTGCAGACAACTATCATCTCCTGCTTTTCAAACTGGTGTATGCGGTAAACGCCCCTCTCCTCGATGCCGTGAGCGCCGACTTCCTTTCTGAAGCAGGGGCTGTAGCTTGTAAGTGTCTTGGGAAGCTCTGCTTCGGGTGTGATAGTGTCTATGAACTTGCCTATCATCGAGTGCTCAGATGTGCCTATCAGGTAAAGGTCTTCGCCCTCTATCTTGTACATCATGTTCTCCATTTCAGCAAAGCTCATAACGCCTGTAACAACGTCAGAACGTATCATAAAAGGCGGAACGTAGTATGTGAACCCTCTGTCTATCATGAAATCTCTTGCGTAAGAAAGTATAGCTGAGTGAAGTCTTGCGATGTCGCCGCTTAAATAATAGAAGCCGTTGCCGCTTGTTCTTCTTGCAGCATCAAGGTCGATGCCGTTTAAGCTCTCCATGATGTCAACATGATAAGGCACCTCAAAATCAGGCACTACAGGCTCGCCGAAACGCTCTATCTCAACGTTCTCGCTGTCGTCCTTGCCTATCGGCACGCTTGCATCAATGATGTTCGGGATAA from Ruminococcus sp. NK3A76 includes these protein-coding regions:
- the dusB gene encoding tRNA dihydrouridine synthase DusB: MEYINIKNVKIEKTACLAPMASVADAAYRLMCKRFGAAYLISEMISSKGLVYGDKNTAKLCRVLAEERPCALQLFGEEPEFMGRAAAMLNDFQPDIIDINMGCPVPKIVSNGSGSALMKDPDRAAAITAAVADNAKCPVTVKIRSGWDKDSINAPELAKMLEQAGASAIAVHARTKTQMYSGSADWDIIRQVKSAVSIPVIGNGDVKTPQECKAMYEQTGCDLVMIGRGSYGRPWVFEQVKRFFETGELLPEPDPPRKAEIMLEHGKLLCELKGEEQGIKEMRKNVAWYVKGLPNSAKIRGNTDKLFTYHDLEMIAEMIR
- the rsmI gene encoding 16S rRNA (cytidine(1402)-2'-O)-methyltransferase, coding for MSELYVVGTPIGNLSDITYRAVETLRSVDFICAEDTRVTLKLLNHFGIKKSVISYHEHSAGQVAEGICERILSGESAAIVTDAGMPCISDPGEGLVRLCYEKGIKVTVVPGPVACVSALAISGLDTAHFSFEGFLPQSKKERLARLASAARTENTLIFYEAPHKLVNTLEDMLEFFGDRRISLCRELTKIHEEVFRTTISQAVGHYKQSPPRGEFVLVIEGAAALQEEAPQTIESALEQVEALIGNGMRAADACREIAKVTPYSKGELYSKYLEVKK
- the rimI gene encoding ribosomal protein S18-alanine N-acetyltransferase, coding for MNINVRQAQPGDCKALAEISAQAFSQPMSETEFLRELETNFSRTLIAETGGDIVGFINIWLISGEADLNNIAVIPKYRRLGVGQALLSHGIKACDGCSVITLEVRPSNTAAVAFYEKNCFKLVGYRKAFYEKPTEDAAMYKKVLVK
- a CDS encoding methyltransferase, coding for MYDDITTEMLGDKIEIFISKEHRFGTDAFLLSDFAGGRHKDYVCDFCTGSGIVALLTIKNFAPAHIDAVEIQPKAHDLLKMTKQKNSLDTLTPLLCDLKDYKSEKELDLITCNPPYKISGTGAKNDEQAVSIARHEVMCTIDDVCKAAAKNLKFGGRLCLCQRPERLADIFSSMRAAGIEPKRLRTVHKNPEGAPWLVLVEGKKGAKPFLTIEKPLYVCGEGNEPSKEMQRIYGFA
- the tsaD gene encoding tRNA (adenosine(37)-N6)-threonylcarbamoyltransferase complex transferase subunit TsaD, with amino-acid sequence MYVLGIESSCDETAAAVVKDGREVVSNVVATQIAEHRLYGGVVPEIASRRHCENVYQVVQKALDDAKLSLSEIDAIGVTYAPGLIGALLVGVSFAKGLSLTSGVPLVNVHHIAGHIASNYISHPELEPPYLCLVASGGHSHIIEVTDYTHYKVIGRTRDDAAGECFDKAARTLGFEYPGGKFIDDASKRGDAHAFDLPHPRVQGSEYDFSFSGLKTAVINLVHNASQKGQQLNRDDVAASFQRTVCEILVGNTIKAAVNGGYKTIAVAGGVSANSGLRAAMQKACDEHGFRLYVPELKYCGDNAAMIASQGCYDFISGKRAGMDLNGVATLSLDTLSAQTPAV
- a CDS encoding DUF5071 domain-containing protein, whose product is MQSDEKADCAICAQSSCGVALSDNEIDTIVPELLEWIQDMNWVVSAYMIKVLACHRGVVEKYLPDLLRPEQKDDEWKRNIIAHLLTEWPYYPDDIRTITEIRRIAEHPTDGERNELADEAAKEYLRQHRTQTETKQTQCPGAI
- a CDS encoding radical SAM protein, with amino-acid sequence MESIKCTHLRQLHEYRQELRKKPQLRRLFLELTLRCNEKCLHCGSRCNDVVSEEMPKEVYFEFLDKVKKDFSPKLPMLCITGGEPLLRSDFAEIMGYAHKLGFRWGMTSNATLIDEDKLGMLKETGLATISVSIDGLRETHDAFRRRKGGFDEAVRGIKLLMQGGFKEVQVTTVVTRKNIGELEELFELMKELDVDSWRVIGIEPIGRALELDGYTLDMAQQRQMLDFIRTKRYEGWPVMYGCSHYLGLEYEREVRDWYFLCNAGVYTASIMANGNIAACLDIERRPETIQGNILRDDFTQVWKERFEIFRTPLWQKSEKCRDCAERDFCEGGSYHSWDFDKNEQRVCFIMHDQECQMET
- a CDS encoding NUDIX hydrolase, which codes for MHLREETVRSELIFDGKVVKLYKDEARLEDGSIVNRELIKHPGGVCVVPIDNEGNVYLVKQFRYPFQTELVEIPAGKLEYGEDHRQCGLRELKEETGAECDEFVYLGKLYPTVAYDSEIIHMYLARGLHFGEQKLDDDEFLDVFRVPFERAVEMTMNGEILDSKTQIALLKTKILLESKQ